The proteins below come from a single Oenanthe melanoleuca isolate GR-GAL-2019-014 chromosome Z, OMel1.0, whole genome shotgun sequence genomic window:
- the LOC130264894 gene encoding uncharacterized protein LOC130264894, with protein sequence MLFGMDFSMWFWIVGFFEVLMPLWSLGLFSCPEIAPVLSFICSFYTRGIMTKILIGLGLVAMACKRFMKMLESVPGISSGSWLWICIQFIRGEAGEEAFQPLLPFVSSEFFTSLLGYVQFSFSIKEIIFLMFNVVSFLYTVYSLYKIRAEISRGAGATPDLAAGQSVRSPEWCGKWQDLGQMLKEFSDPMVWDFSHEQIQNPAEVVKYLKEQCHNSSREKKITAVSWALAYAYRTLLDSGEQQTKEREQVDNIATMPATQAVVNTPGSRTGMKLESKLQPMAVATSTRSGKCTKKTDWPVEDDDEDAGEGPSTPPDVKSRVKTTGVRSETNNESLSLKDLRGLRKDYTRQPDESIISWLVRLWDAAGEATILDGTEVRHLGSLSHDPVIDQGMMRKANPQSLWACVLNSVAQRYLCADDLYMQQTKWKTIEQGIQRLREMAVAEIIFSDDITTRNPDLVPCTPVMWRKLVRLGPSEYASALAIMKREEVYETVLDMAKKLWAYADATSWQPT encoded by the exons atgctgtttggaatggatttcagtatgtggttctggatagtggggttttttgaggttttaatgcctctttggtctctggggttattttcctgcccggaaatagctccagtactgtcctttatttgtagtttttatactagagggataatgaccaaaatattgattggactgggcttggttgcaatggcttgtaagaggtttatgaaaatgctggaatcggttccagggatatcttctggatcctggttatggatatgcatccagtttattagaggagaagcaggggaggaggcttttcagcctttgcttccctttgtctcctctgaattttttacatcgttattaggatatgtgcagttctcctttagtattaaagagatcatctttctgatgtttaatgttgtaagcttcctctacacagtttacagtttatataaaatcagggctgagatttctagaggtgctggtgcgactcctgatttagcagcaggacaaagtgtgaggagtcctgagtggtgtggaaaatggcaggacctgggccagatgttaaaggaattttctgatcctatggtttgggatttttcacatgagcaaattcagaacccagctgaggtggtaaaatatttgaaagagcaatgccacaatagctccagggaaaaaaagattactgcagtgagctgggctctggcgtatgcttatcgtaccctgttagatagtggagaacaacaaacaaaggaaagggaacaggtagataacatagctactatgccagctactcaggctgtagttaacaccccaggctcgaggacagggatgaaattagaaagcaagcttcaaccaatggctgtggctaccagtacaaggagtgggaagtgcaccaagaagaccgattggccagtggaggatgatgatgaggatgcaggagaaggaccttcaacacctcctgatgtaaaatcaagagttaaaaccactggtgtgagatcagaaactaataatgagtccctgtccttaaaagatcttcgtggtttaagaaaggattatacaagacagcctgatgaatccataattagttggctagttcggctttgggatgcagcaggcgaggctaccatcctagatggcactgaggtgagacacctgggatccctgtctcatgatccggtcatcgatcaaggtatgatgaggaaggctaaccctcaaagcctctgggcatGTGTTTTAAACAGCgtagcacaaagatatctgtgtgccgatgacctgtatatgcagcagaccaagtggaaaaccatagagcaagggatccaacgtttgagggagatggcagtggcggagattattttttcagatgatataacaactaggaacccagacctggtaccatgcacacctgtaatgtggaggaagctggtgcgactcgggccatctgaatatgcgtCTGCTTTGGCAATAATGAAGCGGGAAGAGGTATATGAAACGGTGCTGGACATGGCGAAGAAGCTCTGGGCATacgcggatgct aCGTCCTGGCAACCAACGTAG
- the LOC130265562 gene encoding serine/threonine-protein kinase PAK 3-like, with protein sequence MDEELIAAICTLYGIGYSSYYLTNLGRHLRRVFRDAARESTEPTADSPLVPTAPGEEAKDEAKEEHKPPAVVTAQPEYSELALLEREHEQIALAEVPFQTQGLLFPAREQEEQLRQREEEQQENGQNVKAEPQAELPKAQIPIMAVKMRNKEDMRRIQDHWNLHRQRRDLQKQVSVRVAATPLKKLSLSSLQNFNEKLPAEPQETQAVLKATEMRLKKEMKIVKEKINLLQEQEAREKPVAIKKINLQGLTSKEVIINEVMVIVLVMKNNRNPNLVNYLDSFLVDNQFWLVMEYMDGGTLSDLISKTHMTEGEIAAVSRECLQGLDFLHSNLVIHRDVKSCNILLRTDGSVKLADFGLSAQLIPEQNQRCSMTGTAGWMAPEVVTGQPYGPKVDIWSLGIVGIEMVEREVPYWNQTPARAQLLTAIGETPQLRQPKLFSPLLRDFLNCCLQTDEARRWSAKELLQHKFVTSAKPASSLVPLILSLKKWRENESGNPFRTILSNTSLE encoded by the exons ATGGATGAGGAACTTATTGCTGCAATTTGCACTCTTTATGGCATTGGTTATTCCAGCTATTACCTGACTAACCTGGGAC GTCACCTGAGACGTGTATTCAGAGATGCTGCTCGTGAG agcacagaaccAACAGCAGACTCTCCTCTGgttcccactgctcctggagaagaggccaaagaTGAGGCCAAAGAGGAGCACAAGCCTCCAGCCgtggtcacagcacagcctgaataTTCCGAGCTG GCCCTTCTGGAGAGAGAGCATGAGCAGATTGCTTTAGCAGAGGTGCCATTCCAGACTCAGGgactgctgttcccagcccgagagcaggaagagcagctgaggcagcgagaggaggagcagcaggagaatggCCAG AACGTCAAGGCAGAGCcacaagcagagctgcccaaagcTCAGATTCCCATCATGGCAGTGAAGATGAGGAACAAGGAAGACATGAGAAGAATTCAAGATCACTGGAATCTCCATCGACAGAGGCGTGATCTACAAAAGCAGGTAAGTGTAAGAGTGGCTGCCACTCCACTCAAGAaactttctctctcttctttacAGAACTTCAATGAGAAGCTGCCCGCAGAGCCGCAGGAAACTCAGGCTGTGCTCAAGGCAACGGAGATGaggctgaagaaagaaatgaaaattgtcaaagagaaaattaatctcCTTCAGGAGCAAGAGGCTCGAGAAAAGCCA GTGgccataaagaaaataaatcttcaaGGACTGACTAGTAAGGAAGTAATCATCAATGAAGTCATGGTCattgtcctgg tCATGAAGAACAATAGGAATCCCAACCTGGTCAACTATTTAGACAG ctTCCTTGTGGATAACCAGTTCTGGCTGGTTATGGAGTACATGGATGGAGGCACTCTGAGCGATCTCATCAGCAAGACTCACATGACTGAAGGAGAGATTGCAGCTGTCAGTCGGGAG tgcctgCAAGGACTGGATTTTCTTCACTCGAATCTCGTGATCCACCGAGATGTGAAGAGCTGCAACATTCTTCTCAGAACTGATGGCTCTGTCAAACTGG CTGATTTTGGCCTTTCTGCTCAGCTCATCCCTGAGCAGAATCAAAGGTGCTCCATGACCGGGACTGCTGGGTGGATGGCACCTGAAGTTGTGACAGGTCAACCATATGGCCCCAAAGTGGACATATGGTCTCTTGGAATTGTGGGCATTGAAATGGTGGAACGAGAAGTTCCTTACTGGAACCAAACTCCTGCCCGG gctcaactCCTGACAGCCATAGGAGAGACCCCACAGCTGCGGCAGCCCAAGCTCTTCTCGCCTTTGCTGCGGGACTTCCTgaactgctgcctgcagacagaCGAGGCGCGGCGCTGGTCTGCCAAGGAGCTCCTGCAG CATAAATTTGTAACATCAGCCAAGCCTGCATCCAGCCTGGTGCCACTAATCCTGTCACTGAAGAAGTGGAGGGAGAACGAGAGTGGCAATCCATTCAGGACCATTTTGTCCAATACCAGTCTAGAGTAG